A window from Amblyomma americanum isolate KBUSLIRL-KWMA chromosome 7, ASM5285725v1, whole genome shotgun sequence encodes these proteins:
- the LOC144097033 gene encoding uncharacterized protein LOC144097033 isoform X1 codes for MPCAFQDLVFLLQEHVVLVFKILQLHYDDPHKVRFEDRRRRHLNRRLTATMKRLSGVHVLNHEHRFLDASGEPMLSLFAADRGIDQMSKIIVAALVKIYGPGIASASRARPGEVYVVHRCRRCGAKGHKTDHCWAYCSPRRHAAAGRG; via the exons atgccttgcgcattccaggacctcgttttcctgctgcaggagcacgtcgtgctggtgttcaaaattttgcaactccattacgacgacccacataaggtgcggtttgaggaccgccggcgtcgccatctgaaccgccgtctgacagccacgatgaagcgcttgtcgggcgtgcacgttctcaatcacgag catcgtttcctggatgcttctggcgagccgatgctgtccttgtttgccgcagaccggggcatcgaccagatgtcaaagattatcgtcgcggccctcgtcaagatctacggaccagggatagcgtcggcttcaagggcaagaccaggagaggtgtacgtcgtgcaccggtgtcgtcggtgcggagccaaagggcacaagacggaccactgctgggcctactgctcaccgcgccgccacgccgctgcaggtcgcggttga
- the LOC144097033 gene encoding uncharacterized protein LOC144097033 isoform X2 — translation MKRLSGVHVLNHEHRFLDASGEPMLSLFAADRGIDQMSKIIVAALVKIYGPGIASASRARPGEVYVVHRCRRCGAKGHKTDHCWAYCSPRRHAAAGRG, via the exons atgaagcgcttgtcgggcgtgcacgttctcaatcacgag catcgtttcctggatgcttctggcgagccgatgctgtccttgtttgccgcagaccggggcatcgaccagatgtcaaagattatcgtcgcggccctcgtcaagatctacggaccagggatagcgtcggcttcaagggcaagaccaggagaggtgtacgtcgtgcaccggtgtcgtcggtgcggagccaaagggcacaagacggaccactgctgggcctactgctcaccgcgccgccacgccgctgcaggtcgcggttga